One genomic region from Sylvia atricapilla isolate bSylAtr1 chromosome 16, bSylAtr1.pri, whole genome shotgun sequence encodes:
- the PSMF1 gene encoding proteasome inhibitor PI31 subunit encodes MAGLEPLYAWARPAISRPQDALVCGIHWELIRHGYRCLGTGDQPGPDERKSELLPAGWEANKEVYTLRYKSTDDARELLLKAITVEDSMILNVMDRSSQKVADVTLAVADYINPEHLDDFHKVYKNTEELRTRIASGIIAPLGAPAEKTRNEPESKEDVHWDENPLRLPPRQPMGTRAPYRPSPLSPFAVGGEDLDPFGGRSGGMIVDPLHSGVPQPGIDPSSGIPGRLPPGAVPPGARFDPFGPIGIGRPGPDPDHLPPPGYDDMFM; translated from the exons ATGGCCGGTTTGGAGCCGCTGTACGCTTGGGCAAGGCCCGCCATCTCCCGTCCGCAGGACGCCCTGGTCTGCGGCATCCACTGGGAGCTGATCCGGCACGGCTACCGCTGCCTGGGTACCGGCGACCAG CCAGGTCCTGATGAAAGGAAGTCAGAGCTGTTGCCTGCTGGCTGGGAAGCCAACAAGGAGGTGTATACACTGCGCTACAAGTCCACAGATGATGCCcgtgagctgctgctgaaggccATCACAGTGGAGGACAGTATGATCCTCAATGTCATG GATCGTAGCTCTCAGAAGGTGGCAGATGTGACCTTGGCAGTGGCCGACTACATCAACCCAGAGCACCTGGACGATTTCCACAA GGTGTACAAGAACACCGAGGAGCTGAGGACAAGAATCGCTTCAGGTATCATTGCTCCCCTTGGGGCCCCTGCAGAAAAGACCAGAAATGAGCCTGAATCCAAAGAGGACGTGCACTGGGATGAGAACCCACTCCGGCTCCCTCCCCGGCAGCCCATGGGCACAAGGGCCCCATACAG GCCTTCCCCCCTGAGTCCCTTTGCTGTTGGTGGAGAGGACCTGGACCCTTTTGG aggTCGGAGTGGGGGAATGATTGTGGATCCTCTCCACTCTGGCGTCCCGCAGCCTGGCATTGACCCATCTTCAGGCATCCCGGGACGGCTTCCCCCAGGAGCTGTTCCACCAGGCGCCAGATTTGACCCCTTTGGCCCCATAGGAATTGGGCGACCTGG gccGGATCCTGACCACCTTCCCCCTCCAGGCTATGATGACATGTTCATGTGA
- the RAD21L1 gene encoding double-strand-break repair protein rad21-like protein 1 translates to MFYVNLLINKRGPLAKIWLAAHWEKKLTKAHIFECNLEATVQKILSPKFAIALRTSGHLLLGVVRIYHRKAKYLLADCSEALTKMKTAFRPGLLDLPEENFEAAYQSITLPEEFHDFEAPLPDVKAIDVAEHFTLNQRRAEEITLAEDYESSILLCDRNFDEEADALRRQSFFEGSVLTSSNSLVADPNSASTSGDKSVLHEDVYCFQDDHFGDEDDAADMIEILLRDEQNALDKDILDVEEARPLSQDLPENSTAIESNCADTMVKDVNHTMSETTILLQDEEFVLEPVDDTAVTKSRKKQRKRKLLVDVEKQLSCQTMYKQLTNCTDLLAMLDLAPPTKKTMMWKEWGGVDKLLSQAAQPVVHAQLQKLFEKCFKTDRFKMRANGIQRMSEMKEARKEQDTTEMLPVEEPSYLQEPAHSETGRKIRDDSFMLTSHNDKNETIENCGEIIEDGAAFSESSKNSLGQEAEAQQVEVPKEQPRTRKDSEEIRWGKRTLRLQKTLQQLKRSGVCSFSFRELCRRNNRKQAAATFYIFLVLKKQLVLELWQHEPFADLTATAGPMFDKIR, encoded by the exons ATGTTCTACGTCAATTTGCTCATCAACAAGCGGGGGCCGCTGGCCAAAATCTGGCTGGCTGCCCACTGGGAGAAGAAACTTACCAAGGCACATATCTTTGAGTGCAATTTAGAGGCCACCGTACAAAAAATCCTCTCCCCGAAG TTTGCTATTGCTCTGCGAACCTCGGGACACTTACTCCTGGGGGTGGTGCGGATTTACCACAGGAAAGCAAAGTACCTCTTGGCAGACTGCAGTGAAGCTCTGACCAAAATGAAGACAGCCTTTCGCCCAG GGCTTCTTGACCTTCCAGAAGAGAACTTTGAGGCTGCTTATCAGTCCATTACACTGCCTGAAGAATTTCATGATTTTGAAGCACCACTACCAGATGTAAA gGCCATTGATGTTGCTGAACATTTTACCTTGAATCAGAGAAGAGCTGAAGAAATCACACTTGCAGAGGATTATGAAAGCAGTATACTTCTCTGTGATAGAAACTTTG ATGAAGAAGCAGATGCACTGAGGAGACAGAGCTTCTTTGAGGGCAGTGTCCTGACGAGCAGTAACAGTCTGGTGGCCGATCCCAACTCAGCCAGCACCAGCGGAGACAAATCTGTGCTGCACGAAGATGTTTACTGCTTCCAGGATGACCATTTTGGGGATGAGGATGATGCTGCAGATATGATTG AAATCCTGTTGAGGGATGAGCAAAATGCCCTAGATAAAGACATTCTTGATGTGGAGGAAGCACGTCCTTTGTCACAAGATCTGCCAGAGAACAGCACAGCCA TTGAGTCCAACTGTGCAGACACCATGGTTAAGGATGTAAATCACACAATGAGTGAGACAACCATTCTGCTCCAGGATGAAGAATTTGTGCTTGAACCAGTTGATGATACAG CTGTCaccaagagcagaaaaaaacaaagaaagaggaAGCTGCTGGTGGATGTAgagaagcagctcagctgccagaCCATGTACAAGCAGCTCACCAACTGCACAGACCTCCTGGCCATGCTGGACCTCGCTCCCCCAACCAAGAAAACGATGATGTGGAAGGAGTGGGGAGGTGTGGATAAACTCCTGTCCCAGGCTGCACAGCCTGTAGTTCATGCTCAGCTACAAAAG ttgtttgaaAAATGCTTCAAGACTGACAGATTTAAGATGAGAGCAAATGGAATACAGAGGATGTCTGAAATGAAAGAAGCGAGAAAAGAGCAAGATACTACag AGATGCTGCCAGTGGAAGAGCCAAGTTacctgcaggagccagctcaTTCCGAGACTGGGAGAAAAATTAGAGATGATTCCTTCATGTTGACATCACATAATGACAAAAACGAAACCATTGAGAACTGTGGTGAAATTATA gaggatggagcagcctTTTCCGAGAGCTCAAAAAATTCCCTGGGCCAGGAAGCTGAAGCACAGCAGGTGGAGGTGCCAAAG GAGCAACCAAGGACCAGGAAAGACAGTGAAGAAATAAGATGGGGCAAAAGAACTCTTCGGTTACAAAAAACTTTACAG CAACTGAAGAGATCAGGCGTGTGTTCCTTCAGTTTTCGGGAGCTCTGCCGGAGAAACAACCGGAAACAAGCTGCAGCCACGTTTTACATCTTCCTGGTGCTGAAGAAGCAGCTGGTCCTCGAGCTGTGGCAGCACGAGCCCTTTGCTGAcctcacagccactgctgggccCATGTTTGACAAGATCAGATAA